The bacterium DNA window CACCTCGAGCAGCTCCTGATAGCTGATCGTCTCCGGATCGTAAGCTATCTCGACCGCTTCGGCGTGCCCGGTTCGACCGTACGAGACGTCCTTGTAAGTCGGGTCCTTCTCCGGTCCACCGGTATAGCCGGACGTTGTCGAGACAACCCCGGCGAGCTTGTCGAAAGGTGGCTCCATGCACCAGAAACAGCCGCCGGCGAAGATCGCCCGGGCGAGCGTTCCGTCGTGGGTGACGCCGGTGGCGGTTTCGGTTCGGGCTTCCTGGTCGGCGCTGGCGCCCGAACAGGCTACGACCAGGGTCGCGAGAACGGTGAGGATCAGGAATCCGCCGCGGGCGAGTCGGGTCATGGCGCACCTTCTGCCGAATCGGCCGAGTCGGTCTTACGCGTGTAGGCGAGCTTCTGCATCACCGCCCAGGTCTCACCGCCGTCGATCGAGCTCTCTCGCTCGATCTTGAAGGAGTCTCGTTCCAGATCGTAGAGGCGCATGCGCTCGTAGATCGTCAATCCGAACAACAGGCTCGGCGTTTCGGTCACCAGGTCGTCCAGAACCAAGGCGCCCTCCTCGTTCCAACCGCCAGCCAGGATGTCCATGGCGTTAGTGCTCGAATCGATCAGCGTGACCAGGTAGCGCTCGCGGAACTGGTCGTAGGAGAGCGTTCTCATGACTTGAGTGCCGTTCGGATTGGTCCAGGTCTCTTCGAACAGGCCGCCACGAAAGTGAGCCTCGATGACCGAATCGCCTTCGCGCTCGGTAAACGGTGCGGCTGGATTCTGTCGGGATTCGACCGCGATGGTCCAAGACCCGGCAAGGTTCTGCAGTTTCTCCATCCCGAACGGCGCCGGCATGAGGAAGAGTTCATCGTCTATGTCGACGTTCACCTCGATGGCCTGTGCGTCGATCACCCGATGGCGGGTGTACCACTGGGTCTCTGTGTAGTGGGGGATCATCACTCCCGCCACCTCTTGAAAGCTGTCGAAAAAGGTCCGCTGGGTCATCGGCTGACCAAAGTCGGAGCCGGGAGAGTCGCGGGCCACCTCGAGGTAGCTGGACGGATCCAGATACCAGGTCTCCTTGGATTCGTCGGCGCGCTGGAGCTCGATCGCGATCACCTCCTGGCCTTCGAGATCCTGCTTCCCGAGCAGGGTGGCGGTGTGGCCGGAGGCCTCCAGATCAAAGAACGGCGTGGCGAAATCGAGATCCCTTTCCAAGACCGCGCGGTCGGCGCCGTCGATCTTGCGGGCACCCTTGCCGAAGAAACGGTGGTCCCACCAAGGGGTCTCGCCGTCGAAGCCGATGACGACCGACTGGTCACCCCACACGTGGTCGATGTGGTACCTGCGGTCGCGGGTCTTGTGCACGGTGAACGGATGGACCTTGCTGAACGCCGTGAACTCGCCGGTCAGCTTGAAGGAGTCGATCGCGTTCCAGGCGTCTCGGCCGCCCTTGGCTTCGATGTGTCTGGCCACGATCTCGTTGACATCGCCGGCCGCCTCGTGATGCTCGGCGCCCGCTGGCACGGCCGCAAGCGTCAGGGTGAGCAGCAGCGCGCCGGTCGCGTGGTGTCGTTTCATGACGAACCTCCGTGCCGCAGGTCGTAGGCCACCAATTCGGAGTGTGACCTCAGATAGAGGATGCCGTTGGCGAGCGAGGGCGCGGTCCAGGTCTTGCCGCTCAGGGCCTGCACGCTGCCCTCCTCGGTGTAGGCCTCGGGGGTCGCTTTGATCTGCAGCAGGCGCCCACGATCCGAGAGCACGAAGAGATGCCCGTCGGCCAGGATCAGTGAGCCCTTGCCCAAGCCCCTCTTGGCCCAGGCCAGCTCACCGGTGTCGGCCGATACCGCCTTGAGCGTGGCGTTGTCGAAGCCGTAGATGGTGCCCTCGTGGGCCACCGCACTGGAGAAGTGATTACGCAGATGTGGCGCTTTCCAGACTTCGGCGACGCTGGCGCCGTCGTCGCCCTCACGGACCTCGACCAGCTGCGCCCCGACTCCCTGGGCGCCGGAGGCGTAGATCCGGTTGTCGCTGACCAGCACGGGCATCGCATGAGTTTCGCCCCGGGGCCACTCGTGCTGCCAGATCTCTTTGCCGTCCTCGTCGATGCAGCGAAGCTGGCCGCCGGCGATATAGACGTACCGTCGCTCGCCGTTCATGTCCACCGCCAGAGGCGAGTTGTAGCCGGCGCCGCGGGCCTCTCCGGTGGACCACAAGACCTCACCGGTCGAGGCATCGAGTCCAGAATAGGACTTGCCTTCGGGCCCGCCGCCCTCGACGATGACCTTGCCTTGGTCGACCAGTATGGAAGTGGCGAACCCCCAGTTCGGCATGGAGCCGCCGAAGGTCTCCGTGAGATCCAGTCGCCAGTTGATCGTTCCCTCGGCGGCATCGAGGGCCGCCAGGTCGCCGCGGGAGCCGAGCACGTATACGGTGTCGTCAACCACGGTCGGGGTCGAGCGGGGACCGTTGCCGAACTCGGTGTCGAGCTTGTCGCCAACCAGGGTCTTCCAGATCTCGTTTCCGGTGCCGGCATCGAAGACGACTGCGTACTCGACCGGCTTGCCGTCTTCCTCGCCCGCGTACATGGTGTAGAGACGGTCGTCGACGATCGAAGACGCCGAATAGCCTTCGCCGATTGGAATTCGCCAGAGCTCGGTGGGTCCAGCCTCGGGCCAGTCGTGTAGAAGACCGGTTTCGGCCGAGGTCCCGTCCCGGTTCAAACCTCGAAACTGCGGCCAGTCGTTGGCCGCCGCGGTGGTGGCGAGAGCCACGGCCAGGACCGCGGCAAGGGTGGCTGTGGGCAGTTGGCCCCGGAATGGGGATCTCCGCATCAAGTGTCCTCCTGAGACATCTGAATCATGGTCTGGGTACAGCTACGTTGGGCGCAGGACGAGGTTTCGCCGACAGAAAAAGGGCGGCTCGAGCAAGATGTGCCGAGCCGCCTTCAATCGGTGATGTCTTGCGGCGAAACGGATTCAGCGGCGGGGGCGGGCCTCGTTGACGTTGAGCTTGCGACCGCCCATCTCGGTCTGGTCGAGAGCGGCGATCGCCGCGTCGGCCTGCTCACTGTCTTCCATTTCGACAAAGCCGAAGCCCCGCGGCCGGCCGGTTTCACGGTCGGTGATCAGGTTGATGGACATGACCGGACCGAATTCCTCGAACTTCTCGCGCATCTCGTCCTCGGTAGCGGTGAAGGGCAGGTTTCCAACGTAGATTTTCTTCGACATTCTTGCGGTTCTCCTAACTCGACTTGTGACTGAAACGAAGACTGTGGTGGGTCTCGGGCTAATGTACGAATTCTACCTGAAAACCCGTTCGGCGGTCATTCGCGAGTCCAATGGACTGGCTGGGACGCTGGGACGGTTCTTGCAGCGAGGGGTGAGTTCGAAGGAACCGCGGGCCGGGAGACTCTAACAAAACATGAAGCCGTCGGCGGAACCGGTTCGTACATTCAGCGTATCGAGTGTTAAGGGAGAAACACCTTGCTAGAGCTATTTCGAGATCGCCGGCCGCTTTCGCAGATCGGCGGTCTTCGCGCCTATTTCCGGCAGGTGGCCTGGTCTTTCTGGTGGCGCTACGAGCTGCGCAGGCGCGCCCGATCGGCCAACCAGCCCGAGCCCTTGACTTAGACGCCGCCACGATTCGAGCCCGGGGACTGAACGTCCCCGTCTCTGAACGCGAGCGTCACCTCGAGGCGGCGCCCTCCGAAGGTCCTGAGCAGGGTAGTCTCAGAGTCCCGAGGGGCCTCGGGGCGGCTCATGACGATTCGTCGGACATTCGGCTTGGCGCTATTGTTGGCGTCGATCTGGTTCTTGACGCCGATGTTTCTCCGCCGTTTCACCGATAGCGCTCTTTTCTATCCCGAGCGCGGCCAGTGGCGGACTCCCGCGGCCCTCGGATTGCCCTTCGAGGAGATCTGGCTGGACGCCGAGGGCGATCGCGCTCAGAGCTGGTGGGTCGCCGGAGAGGAACCGGGCGCGGTCGTCGTGATGTTCCACGGCAACGCCGGCACCATTGCCGACCGGCTCGAGAACGTGGCGGAGCTCGTTTCCAGGTTCGGTGTCAGCGTCTTGCAGGTCGAGTACCCCGGCTACGGGGAGTCGGGCGGACATCCGTCGGAGCGGTCGCTCTATGCGGTCGGCGAAGCCGGCCTGCTCGAGGCCAGACGGCGAGCCGGAGCCCGGAAACTGGTGCTGTTCGGCCGTTCGCTGGGTGGAGCCGTTGCCATCGAGGCGGCGATCCGGCATCCGGTCGACGGTTTGATCGCAGAATCCACTTTCACCAGTCTTCGTGACATGGCGTCGTCGAGCGGCATCCCGCTGGCTCGATATCTTGTGGCCTATCGCTTCGACTCGCTGGCGAAGATCGGCCGCGTTCGCGCGTCGGTGCTGCTGCTCCACGGCAGCCGAGACGAGGTCGTTCCCTACGCGATGGCGCCGCGGCTTCTCGAGGCGGCGACGAGCGCTTCCCGAAAGGCGCTGCACACCGTGGCGGGCGGCTCGCACAACGACACCTGGGTCCTTGGCGGAGAGGCGTACTGGGCGGCTTGGGCGGAGTTCTTGAACAGCCTGGCACGTTAGAGGCTACTGCAGGTAGCCCAGGGCCTTGAGCTGTTCGCGCGTTGTCTCGTCCATCTCACGCGCCTCACCGCCGTCGTCTTCGTCGATCTCGACTTCAAAGGCAGGAGCATTCCACCAGTCTCGAAGCTGGCGGCGCAGGCGCTGGAGCTCGCGCGGGAAGCGCTCGGCCACGTTCTCGAGCTCCTCGGGGTCGTTGTCGAGATCGTAGAGAATCCAGGGCACGCCCTCGCCACCGATCCAGCGCTGGTCGCTCGAAACGGTGGCGTTGGTCAGCTTGAATCGCCGGTCGCGCACGACCTTGAGCCACTTCCGATTCTCGCCGTAGCCGGCCTCGGTGAACGCAATCATCGGAGCGGACGGCGCCGGCGCTTCCTGCCACAGGCGCGGCTCGAGCGAGTGTCCCTGCATCCAGGAGCCATCGTCGAGATCCACGCCCGCTGCCTCGAGAAGGGTCGGCGTCAAGTTGATCAACTCCACGGGCTCTCTGTCCACGCCGGGTGGGACGATGCCGGGGAAGTGGATGATGAAGGGAACTCGAACGCAGGTCTGGAACCCGAAGCGTCCGTGGTCGAAGTAGTAGTGGTGCTCGCCGAGCGACTCGCCGTGGTCGGAGGTGAACGCGGTCAGGGTGTTGTCGAGTAGCCCTTTGGCCTCCAGCGTTTCGAGAAGCCGGCCGATGTGATGGTCGGCGTACGCGATCTCGGCGTCGTAGCGGGCGATGTAGAAGCCGAGGTCGTCGCGGTCGTCGAGGACCTGAGACGAGCCGATGCCGGTCATTTGCATCCGCGGGCGATCGCGTCGGATCGCGATCTTGGGCTCATCGGAGTACCACTCGTCATCTTGGAACCGATCGCTCCACTCGCCGGGGGGAGTATAGGGCGCGTGGGGGTCGAGATAGTGAACCCAGAGGAAGTAGGGCTTTTCGCCGTTCAACCCCTCGATGATCGCGTTGGCCAGGGCGTTGACCGTCGCGGCCGCGGTGTTGTCGGCTTCCGGTGTGGGTGGTGGCGTCTTCCAACTTTCCAAGTAGGTGTCGAACCCCTGACCGAAGCCGAACTCGCTGCCCACGGCGCCGTTGGAGACCACGGCGTGAGTCTCGTAGCCCTGGTCCTTGAGAACCTCGGGAAGCATGCGGAAGCCCTGCGGCAGCGGAATGCCGACTTTCCGCACGATGCCATTGTCCTTCGGGTACGTGGCGGTGAAGATGGATGCGAAGGAAGGGCCGGTTTTCGGCCACTGAACGGACGCGTTCTCGAAGAGCACGCCTTCGGCCGCCAGTGCGTCGATGACCGGCGATGTGGCCCGAGGGTAGCCGTAGCTCGAGAGATGGTCGGCGCGCAGCGTGTCGACCGTGATCAAGAGGATATTTGGACGCTCGGGAAAGCGCGATTTCGAGCAGGCCCCCATTGCCAAGACGCTCGAGATGCTGAAGAGGCCGAGCGTGATGCCCGCCACCGGGCTCGACTTCACGAAGAGCCTACGCAGGGAGAAGGACTGCTGATTCATTGTCGGTTGAGTTGCCCGATGCGCCGGGTGTCGGCGCTCTCGAGCGGGTAGGACGCGGCATCATACTACGCCTCCCGCGGGTGGCGCCGGCCGGACGAGCGACCAGCGCTCGTCCGGGGGCTAGTGGGCCGTAACAGAGGAATCGCTACTGCCTGAGCGGCCCTCAGCTCCGGTCTCGGCGTTGCGGCTCCTCGACATAGCTGCGGCTATGCCTGCGTCGCCGCGCCTTGACCCCGAAGCCGATGACTCGCCCATCCAGTAGCGATTCCTCTGTTACGGCCCACTAGTGTGGCTCTATAGGCTTCGGAGACCGGATACGCTTCGACACTTCGGAGTTCGTTCGGTGATCCGGGAGCCTGGCTGGCGCAACTCGTTGGGGGCGGCCTCCAGCGCCGGGCTGGCGCAGTGAGCCACCCTGGCGCGCCGGCTGCGGGGGAGAGGTCTGTGAACCCTTCCGGAAGAGACGCGGCAAGATGCGCGTCAGCAACCATAGTGCGACGACGATGAACCAGATCCAGTCGCTCATTTGGCTCAGTTCGGGCATTCGGCGGTCTCCTCGATTCTCGGCTGGCGGCGCAGCCCGATCTTCAAACTATATCTCGGGGGTTCGGGCCTCGTGGCACGACCACCGAGAGTCGGCCGAGAAGGCCGCTCTAGCGCTCGAGCACCACGATCCTGGTCGACAGACCGCGACCGGTCACCGACACGTCGAGGGCTTCCAGCTCCTTCTGGGTCAGCCGCTCCGGGGTCGAGAACGCGAGCAGATACTGGCTGCGCAACTCCGCGTTGATGACTTCGTAGACGGCTCCGAGCTCGTTCATGTCGGCGATCGAGAAAACGCGCCCGCCGCTGTCTGTGCTGAAACCCTCCAGGAACGCGTCGACCGGGAAGGTCTTCTTGGGCTTCTTCTGCATCCAGGCGCCGGGGAGCCGGTTGGCCAGATCGCTGATCGCGATGACATATACCGGAACCCCAAGGCGGCGGGCTTCTTCAAGAGCTCGCTTGGGGCCGAACTTGCTACCGTAGTCGCGGCCGTCGGTCAGGAGAACCAGAGCTCGCCGGCCCGGCTCGCGTTCGAATTGCGCCAGCGAATAGACGACGGCGTCGTAGAGCGCCGTGTTGCCACCGACGCGCAGACGGCCGAGAGCCGGCACCAGGATCCCGAGGTTACCGCTCAGTCCCTGCGCCAGTCGAGGCTGAGTGTCGAAGTCGACCAGGAAGGCGCGGTCGTCGTCGAGGACGGTTTGCGACAGGAAGCGCGCCGCCGCTCGCTTGGTGTCTTCCATCAAGAAGTCCATGCTCTCCGAGCTGTCGATGATCAAACCCAAGACCAGGGGTACCTCGTCGGCCAGTGCGAAGCGCTCGATCGGGATTTCACGTCGTCCCTGGGTGAGACGGAATCGATCGCGATCCAGATTCTGGACCGGATTGCCCTTGGCGTCGGAGACGACGGCGTACACCTCGACCAGGTTGACCTCGATTCTCTCGCTCACTGCCTGCTCGGAGAAGAGCCTCGCGTCTTCGACGCTGTCACCGCTTTCCAGGTAGGCGACGACGCGCAGGAAATCCGAGGGGTCCTGGCTTTCCGCCAGCAGCACCTCGAACGGCGCCGCAGACAACGTCGCGACGAGCTCCTGGTTCTTGTAGAACTCGACCCGGTTCAACCTCTCGGCCGGTGGCACCGAGACGCTTGCCGTGACCCGTGTCTTGCCGTCGCCGACGCTCTCCAGATCGCCAATTCGAACCGCGAAAGGCTGCTGGTCGAGGTTGACCGTGATCTCGTCTTCACCCAGCTTGAGGTCTTGGAAACCGAACGCCTCGACCCGGACCAGCCGGGCTCGCGGAGTCGGCCCCAGGTCGAGCGTGGCCGAAAACGGCGGGCGCTCGTCCTCGGCAACGCGCTCGCCGTCCAGATAGAAGACGGCGGAGCGAATGCCTCCCATGGTCGCAACGGTGCGAAAGCGGACTCTGCCGACCGCCGGCCGCTGAGTGGGGGCGATCAGCTTGATGATCTCCGGCCCGGCCTCGGGTTCGTCGGCGGTTGCCGGCGGCTCCGCAACTGGCTTGCCGGTCTCGTAGGGGGTGGTTCTGGGCAACCGCACCACGCCTGGCGGTGTCGTCCCCGGCCGGCTCGCCCCGGGAGTAGCGGAGGCCGATGCGCTCAAGACGGCCAGGCCGACCTCGACTTCGTTGAGCTCGTCGGTCAAATCGACCGCCGCTGCGCCCCAGCCGCCGGATGTCAGGTTCTCGACCGCCACCGCCGCGTCCTGAAGATCCTCCGGAACAGAGGCTCGGATGAGATACGCCCAGCCGGAGGTATTGCCAGTGGCGACGGCGTCCGAGCTCCATTCGACCAGGCTGTGAAGAACCAGTGGTTCCCGGTCCACCGCCGGCACCAGCAAAGTGATCGCCCACCGCGTTCCTGCCGCCGGTGCCTCGCCCGTGAACAGGCTGACTGCCAGTTCCGCTTCCGACGCGCCATCGTCGAGAGCCAGTTCCGCGTTCACTTCGAGCTCGCCGCTGGCCAGTTCACCCGATTCGAGCAACCGGTCGGCGCGGAGCAGATTGCGGCTCTGGGCGAGCGTCGCCCCGAGACCCTGCGCCTGGGCGGCGCCCGCTCCCGCGATCGAGAGCAATACGCTCAGAGCCGAGCAATAGCGACGCAAATCGACGTTCGGCTCAGTTGCCGATCTCCCTTACTTCTTCGAGTAGCAGGTACTTGTGGTTGTCGTGCTGAAGTCGCAGGTAACTGCCGTTGGAGCCCTTGACGTGGCCGTCGAGCTCTTCCCGGCCCGCGAAGGCGATCGAGTCGCCTTCGTCGATCCGTTTCAAGGCTCGCAAAACGGTTTGGTCCCTGGGCACGAGGTGCAGCGCCAGGATCGTTCCCTCCGGCTGTTTCTTGGCGGTCCAGTAGAAGTTGCCGCCACCGGAATCGCCGAGCTTGACGACGCCCGGGTCGCTGTATTCGCCGGTGGTCAACACCACGTGATGGGTGAAGAAGGGCGCGGGCTTGTACTTGGCTCGATCGATCAGCCGGACGTCTCCCGAGTGCGTGACCTGCGGCCCCCAGTCGGCTTCATAGCGAACGGCTTTGTACTGGATGGCTCCCGCCTCGGCGGCGATAACGGTGTTGCTGACGACGCGCCGCGCCGAAGGACCGCGCAGATAGACAAACGCCGCTGCGACAACGAGGACCAGGAGTACGCGCCGGGTGGTCATGGACTCAATAGCCGAGCGTCGCGCCCAGCGAGACGGTTTCGAAAGTGTCGGCGATGCGCGAGACCTCCGCAAAGGCCCCGAAAGGTCCCAGAACCTCGAAGCGAACGCCCACTCCCAGGATGTACTCCTCGTCGTCGAGCTTCGCCAGCGAGGTGCCGGCGAAGGCCTCGGTGACGTCGCTTTCCCAGGTAGCGATGCCGAGGCGACCGTAGAGCGAAAAATGCTCGGTCAGCGGCCAGTGGGGGAGTACCGAGATGGCGATGGCCGTGGAGTCGACCTCTGCGGGTGCGACCAGGGCGGTGCACAGGACTTCGGGATCCGAACAGATACTCAACTCCTCGGCGGTGCCGAGGTCGTGGTACGTGCCTTCGATCGCCAGATGCTCGCTGATGTGGAATCCGATCCCAAAGCTCCAGCCTTCGTCGTCGTCGTCGATCAGGCGTTCGAAATCGGCTTGCACGTCGATATCGGTAGATGCGTTGAGGATCGCTCCGGTTACGTAAAGGGGGCCGGAAGCGCTCGCGGCCGCCGGCAGACCGGCTGCCAGGCCGGCCGCCAGGAGGCCTGCCGCCATCGTTGTCTTGAGTTGTCTCATCTCGCGATCTCCTTGTTAACGGAAACGGAGGGTGTGCCGACGTCTGACCCGCTTCCCCGGATTCGTCAGCACGCTACGTGCCATCGAGCCCGATCTTCGCGCTACCCTCCAGCCCTGACCGCCGCCAGGACCAGATCGGCCGATTCCTCCGCGTCGTAGGCGCCTCCCGTCATGTCCCCGTAGCGCGCTGCGATCTCGAATCCGTTCTCGGGCAGGATCCGCTCCAGCTCGGCTCTCTTCCAGGCTCTCAGCCGAACCTCCTTGGCGGCTTCGACCTCGACCGGCCGATCGCTACCTGGTTCGAGGGTAAACGTCGTCGGATAGAACCAGACATAGCGGTCGTCGCCATCGGCTCGGAGCAGCCGCAGGAACACGATCTCGCCCGGCCCCTCGGGATCTTCACGGAAGTTCACGGGTAGGTGCCGGATACCGCGCGAGACGATTCGCTCGTAGTTGAGCAGCTGGATCAGGAGCCGACCGTGTGGCAAGAGCACACTCGCCGTCTGGTGCAGGGTCTCCGCGAGAGCGTCGTCGTCGAGATGTGGGAGGACGTTGCCGAGGCACATGGCGAGCCCGAAGCGTTCGTCCGTGAGACGGCCAACCTCGGTCAGATTGCCCTCGATGAAGGTCGGCCCGTCCTTGAATTCGTTCTCGAACTCGCGAGCCTTGCTGATCTGCGCCTCGTTGCGATCCACGCCCAAAGAGCGTACGCCCTCGGAGGCGAGATGCCGCGCGTGCTCGCCGGTGCCGCTGCCCAGGTCGATGACGCTTCTCTCCGGCGAGCGGCCGATCTCGTTTTCGAGAAACGGCCACTCGCGCCGGATCCGCTCAGGCCAGGCAATCAGGCGGCGATAGTTGAGCCGGCTGTACGGGCTGTCGGCTCGAGAGTGCATCTTCGAGAGCTGGTCGACCCGGCGTGAGAAGCCCAACAGGTTGTTGGCGTTATCGGTCCCCGCGCTTCTTGACCGATGTGCTCGGATGGTGGCCACGGGCGTCCGGATGCCCGGACGCGACGTCGCCACCCGACGTCACCGGCCCGGACCCTTCGCCGACGATCTCCACGTCGCCCGCCTCGACCAGTTTCTTGAACGATTTGCGGTCGGCATCCTGGGTCGCTATCTGGCCCTCTCTGCCCGGCCCCAGGTGCAAGACCCGGCCGCGCGACAGATGAATCTTGAGTGGCCTTCTGGATTTGTTGAGTATGGATTTCATGAGCTCATCATACCGCTGGTGAAGACCGGCCGGTCCCCCACCTGCACCGGACGCGAGCGTTCCGCCGAGTTGACCGGGTCGGGTTTTCAGACTACCGCTGCAGGAACAGGCGCCGGTACCAGGGGACGCCTTGCTCCTTGAGCCGCTTGCGCGCCTCCTTGCGATGCTCCTTGTCCTCCTTGCGCGCCAGCTTGGCCAGGAACGCTTCGCCGTCACGCTGGTGGCAGTCCTTGTACTTCGAGCCGCTGCCGCACGGGCAAGGGTCGTTGCGGCCGATCTTCTTGGTGTGCCGCGGTGCGGGGTTGTTCGAGAACCCCGGCCAGACGACCTTGCTGTGCTGTTTTCTGCCTCGGGTCGACATACCGCCATTTTAGAACATGCCTTCGGCGATTGGCCGGAGAATCCGTACGAGGCGGCTTGGGGCAAGAGCGCTGTGGCAGGTTGGCCAGCGCGTTGACGGCGGCTCGGCAGGCGATTCTCCAGGGGCCGGCTCGGGCTTCCCAGACTGCCAAGTCCGGGCCCTCGCCTGCGCGCCGCTGCGCGCAGACCGACCGCAATCTACGTCTCTCCTCTAGAACCGGAGGTGCTTCACCGTCAGCCCTTCGTTGATGAGCTGAGACAGCGAGTCGATTCCGATGCGCAGGTGGCGATCGACGAAAGACTCGGTCACCTGGCGGTCGCTGGCTTCGGTCTTGACACCCTCCGGGATCATCGGTTGATCCGAGACCAGCAATAGCGCACCGGCAGGTATCTTGTTAGCGAAAGCCACGGTGAAGACGGTCGCGGTCTCCATGTCGATGGCCATCGCCCGGACCTCGCGCAGGTACTTCTTGAAGTTCTTGTCGTGCTCCCAGACCCTGCGATTGGTCGAATAGACCGAGCCGGTCCAGTAGTCGAGATCGTGATCCCGGATCGTGGTCGAGATGGCCTTCTGGAGCGCAAAGGCCGGCAGCGCCGGCACCTCCGAGGGCATGTAGTCGTTCGAAGTGCCCTCGCCGCGAACCGCGGCGATCGGCAGGATCAGGTCGCCGATCTGGTTCTTCTTCTTCAGCCCGCCGCATTTGCCGAGGAACAGGCAAGCCTTGGGATTGACCGCCGACAGAAGATCGAGCACCGTGGCGGCGTTGGCGCTACCCATGCCGAAGTTGACGATCGAAATTCCGTCGGCGGTGGCGTTCGGCATCGGCCGGTCGCCACCGTGGATCTCGGCACCGTAGAGATCTGCGAACTTCTCGACGTAGTTCCCGAAGTTTGTCAGCAGGATGTATTTGCCGAAGTCGTCGACCGCCGTACCCGTGTAGCGGGGCAGCCAGTTTTCTACGATGTCCAACTTGGTCAACATGGCGGCGGACAGTATCGCACGAAGTCCGGTCTGCCGCCGGGGAAGCTAGGCCGTCTCGACGAGCTGGGGCTCGCCCCTCGCCGGCCCGCCGGGAGGCGGATGCGCGGGTAGAAAGGCCCTCGGCAGAAGTCCTCGCTCCCTGAGGAGCTCGGCCGTTCGGCGATGGGTGGCCTCGATCGGGCCGTCGGTGAAGACCCGTGCGAAGAGCTCGCGGTGCTCGGGGTTCGGTGGCTCCCATTCCCGGCGCTGGCGCGCCATGATCTCGACGCGTCCGTCCGAGCGGGTGTCGTGGAGCTGACGGTCCTCGAGACGCCGCTGTTGTTCGTCCGGCGCGCAGGCGGCCTCCAGAAACAACAGCCGGGCGCCCGCCCGCTGGGCCAGCTCGAAGACCGGGAGCCGACCGCCCTGGGTTTTGAAGGCGCCGTCGACGGCGACCGGGAACCCCGCATGAAGCAGGTTCTCGGCCCGGTCGCATACCTCTTCGTAGGTGCGCCGGTTCATCTCGGGTGAATAGAGCCCGGCGTTGTAGGGCACGTAGACGCGCGTGTTCTCTCCGACGCCCGAGATCTGCTTGCGAACGGCATCGGTGGAGAGGACGTGCCATCCGTAGTGCTCTCGCAGGTGTCGCGCGATAAGAGTCTTACCGGTGCCCATGAGCCCGTAGACGACCACCAGGGGTGGCTTCAACCGGCCTTGCGCGTATCGGTAGGCCAGTCCGAAGTGGCGGCGCGCG harbors:
- the msrA gene encoding peptide-methionine (S)-S-oxide reductase MsrA; its protein translation is MTRLARGGFLILTVLATLVVACSGASADQEARTETATGVTHDGTLARAIFAGGCFWCMEPPFDKLAGVVSTTSGYTGGPEKDPTYKDVSYGRTGHAEAVEIAYDPETISYQELLEVFWRNIDPLTRAAQFCDRGAQYRTGIFYLDEEQKRLAEESKRKIEESGILKGPIVTELTAAGEFYPAEEYHQDFYKKNPTHYKRYRTGCGRDRVLERIWGPPPS
- a CDS encoding DUF1579 domain-containing protein, producing MKRHHATGALLLTLTLAAVPAGAEHHEAAGDVNEIVARHIEAKGGRDAWNAIDSFKLTGEFTAFSKVHPFTVHKTRDRRYHIDHVWGDQSVVIGFDGETPWWDHRFFGKGARKIDGADRAVLERDLDFATPFFDLEASGHTATLLGKQDLEGQEVIAIELQRADESKETWYLDPSSYLEVARDSPGSDFGQPMTQRTFFDSFQEVAGVMIPHYTETQWYTRHRVIDAQAIEVNVDIDDELFLMPAPFGMEKLQNLAGSWTIAVESRQNPAAPFTEREGDSVIEAHFRGGLFEETWTNPNGTQVMRTLSYDQFRERYLVTLIDSSTNAMDILAGGWNEEGALVLDDLVTETPSLLFGLTIYERMRLYDLERDSFKIERESSIDGGETWAVMQKLAYTRKTDSADSAEGAP
- a CDS encoding PQQ-binding-like beta-propeller repeat protein — encoded protein: MRRSPFRGQLPTATLAAVLAVALATTAAANDWPQFRGLNRDGTSAETGLLHDWPEAGPTELWRIPIGEGYSASSIVDDRLYTMYAGEEDGKPVEYAVVFDAGTGNEIWKTLVGDKLDTEFGNGPRSTPTVVDDTVYVLGSRGDLAALDAAEGTINWRLDLTETFGGSMPNWGFATSILVDQGKVIVEGGGPEGKSYSGLDASTGEVLWSTGEARGAGYNSPLAVDMNGERRYVYIAGGQLRCIDEDGKEIWQHEWPRGETHAMPVLVSDNRIYASGAQGVGAQLVEVREGDDGASVAEVWKAPHLRNHFSSAVAHEGTIYGFDNATLKAVSADTGELAWAKRGLGKGSLILADGHLFVLSDRGRLLQIKATPEAYTEEGSVQALSGKTWTAPSLANGILYLRSHSELVAYDLRHGGSS
- a CDS encoding RNA-binding protein; the encoded protein is MSKKIYVGNLPFTATEDEMREKFEEFGPVMSINLITDRETGRPRGFGFVEMEDSEQADAAIAALDQTEMGGRKLNVNEARPRR
- a CDS encoding alpha/beta hydrolase — translated: MTIRRTFGLALLLASIWFLTPMFLRRFTDSALFYPERGQWRTPAALGLPFEEIWLDAEGDRAQSWWVAGEEPGAVVVMFHGNAGTIADRLENVAELVSRFGVSVLQVEYPGYGESGGHPSERSLYAVGEAGLLEARRRAGARKLVLFGRSLGGAVAIEAAIRHPVDGLIAESTFTSLRDMASSSGIPLARYLVAYRFDSLAKIGRVRASVLLLHGSRDEVVPYAMAPRLLEAATSASRKALHTVAGGSHNDTWVLGGEAYWAAWAEFLNSLAR
- a CDS encoding sulfatase-like hydrolase/transferase — translated: MKSSPVAGITLGLFSISSVLAMGACSKSRFPERPNILLITVDTLRADHLSSYGYPRATSPVIDALAAEGVLFENASVQWPKTGPSFASIFTATYPKDNGIVRKVGIPLPQGFRMLPEVLKDQGYETHAVVSNGAVGSEFGFGQGFDTYLESWKTPPPTPEADNTAAATVNALANAIIEGLNGEKPYFLWVHYLDPHAPYTPPGEWSDRFQDDEWYSDEPKIAIRRDRPRMQMTGIGSSQVLDDRDDLGFYIARYDAEIAYADHHIGRLLETLEAKGLLDNTLTAFTSDHGESLGEHHYYFDHGRFGFQTCVRVPFIIHFPGIVPPGVDREPVELINLTPTLLEAAGVDLDDGSWMQGHSLEPRLWQEAPAPSAPMIAFTEAGYGENRKWLKVVRDRRFKLTNATVSSDQRWIGGEGVPWILYDLDNDPEELENVAERFPRELQRLRRQLRDWWNAPAFEVEIDEDDGGEAREMDETTREQLKALGYLQ
- a CDS encoding VWA domain-containing protein, with the protein product MLSIAGAGAAQAQGLGATLAQSRNLLRADRLLESGELASGELEVNAELALDDGASEAELAVSLFTGEAPAAGTRWAITLLVPAVDREPLVLHSLVEWSSDAVATGNTSGWAYLIRASVPEDLQDAAVAVENLTSGGWGAAAVDLTDELNEVEVGLAVLSASASATPGASRPGTTPPGVVRLPRTTPYETGKPVAEPPATADEPEAGPEIIKLIAPTQRPAVGRVRFRTVATMGGIRSAVFYLDGERVAEDERPPFSATLDLGPTPRARLVRVEAFGFQDLKLGEDEITVNLDQQPFAVRIGDLESVGDGKTRVTASVSVPPAERLNRVEFYKNQELVATLSAAPFEVLLAESQDPSDFLRVVAYLESGDSVEDARLFSEQAVSERIEVNLVEVYAVVSDAKGNPVQNLDRDRFRLTQGRREIPIERFALADEVPLVLGLIIDSSESMDFLMEDTKRAAARFLSQTVLDDDRAFLVDFDTQPRLAQGLSGNLGILVPALGRLRVGGNTALYDAVVYSLAQFEREPGRRALVLLTDGRDYGSKFGPKRALEEARRLGVPVYVIAISDLANRLPGAWMQKKPKKTFPVDAFLEGFSTDSGGRVFSIADMNELGAVYEVINAELRSQYLLAFSTPERLTQKELEALDVSVTGRGLSTRIVVLER